In Calditerrivibrio sp., the following are encoded in one genomic region:
- a CDS encoding NADH:ubiquinone reductase (Na(+)-transporting) subunit B has product MKRLFERLSPYFQKGGKYEKFFPIFEMVETFLYDPLIKTEGKTHIRDGLDLKRTMIIVFLSIIPAALFGIYNVGYQANLFINSNGIDPVGFRDICMDFFRLKYDPNSVISNFFHGLLYFLPLYFVTLVVGGFWEVLFAVVRRHEVAEAFLVTSLLYPLILPPTVPLWQAAAALSIGLVFGKEVFGGTGRNFINPALFSRAILFFSYPQSVTGSSVWVPVDGYSKATPLSAFKERGFDFGYSFLDGLLGFIPGSIGETSALLCLFGAFILVVTGIGSFRLMLGMVLGMGLTTFLFNLIGSDTNNMFNMPFYYHFVFGGFAFGMAFMITDPVSAALTDAGKWVYGFLVGFMNALVRVINPAFPEGTMLAILFGNIFAPFIDSFFIRGYIKKREKLYERN; this is encoded by the coding sequence TTGAAAAGATTATTTGAAAGGTTATCGCCTTACTTTCAGAAAGGTGGAAAGTATGAAAAGTTCTTTCCTATTTTCGAGATGGTGGAGACATTCCTTTATGATCCTTTGATCAAAACTGAAGGGAAGACCCATATACGGGATGGGCTTGATCTTAAGAGAACAATGATTATAGTGTTTTTGTCCATAATCCCTGCGGCATTATTTGGTATTTACAATGTTGGTTATCAGGCAAACCTATTCATAAATAGCAATGGCATCGATCCTGTTGGTTTTAGAGATATATGTATGGATTTTTTCAGGTTAAAATATGATCCAAATAGTGTTATTTCAAATTTTTTCCATGGTCTACTGTATTTTCTACCATTGTACTTTGTTACTCTTGTTGTGGGTGGTTTTTGGGAGGTGCTATTTGCCGTTGTTAGAAGACACGAGGTGGCAGAAGCGTTTTTAGTAACAAGTCTTCTTTATCCCCTTATCCTTCCCCCCACTGTTCCTCTTTGGCAAGCTGCTGCTGCTTTGAGTATTGGTTTGGTGTTTGGGAAAGAGGTATTTGGGGGTACAGGTAGAAACTTTATAAACCCAGCGCTTTTTTCAAGGGCAATTCTCTTTTTCTCCTATCCCCAATCAGTTACGGGTAGCTCAGTATGGGTTCCAGTGGATGGGTATTCAAAGGCTACACCGTTATCTGCTTTTAAGGAGAGAGGGTTTGACTTTGGTTATAGTTTTCTTGATGGTTTATTAGGATTTATTCCTGGTTCTATAGGAGAAACATCTGCTTTGTTGTGCTTGTTTGGAGCTTTTATTCTTGTTGTTACTGGTATAGGATCTTTTAGGCTTATGTTGGGGATGGTGTTGGGGATGGGGTTGACAACTTTCCTCTTTAATTTGATAGGAAGTGATACCAACAATATGTTTAACATGCCCTTTTACTATCATTTTGTTTTTGGTGGCTTTGCCTTCGGTATGGCTTTTATGATTACTGATCCTGTATCCGCAGCATTGACGGATGCAGGAAAATGGGTTTATGGTTTTTTAGTGGGGTTCATGAATGCTCTAGTGAGGGTTATAAACCCTGCTTTCCCTGAGGGAACAATGCTTGCCATATTATTTGGTAATATATTTGCACCCTTTATAGATAGTTTTTTTATAAGGGGATATATAAAAAAGAGAGAAAAACTCTATGAAAGAAACTAA
- the nqrC gene encoding NADH:ubiquinone reductase (Na(+)-transporting) subunit C, which produces MKETKAKIFMVSLGVALFFSFIVSATVQLLKDKQEENVRLDRLKHIFSLVENGSIEPKVLLVDIKTGDSKEVTSDVDFFNNFRLLATGEGAVKINKKDDFIGVGSHPRYMPVYLFYDGDKLINAVFFVYGNGLWSTMYGFLSLKGDLRTIQGITFFDQKETPGLGGEVDNPIWKAKWEGKKLFDDDGRFRFSVSKGSDQFSVDGLSGATLTTRGVDNIVKFWFGDNGYKKFLERLKG; this is translated from the coding sequence ATGAAAGAAACTAAGGCTAAAATTTTTATGGTTTCACTTGGAGTTGCTCTTTTTTTCTCCTTTATAGTGTCTGCTACTGTACAGCTTCTCAAAGACAAACAGGAGGAAAATGTAAGGCTTGATAGATTAAAACATATCTTTTCTCTGGTGGAAAATGGAAGTATAGAGCCTAAGGTATTACTTGTGGACATAAAAACTGGAGACTCAAAAGAGGTCACCTCGGATGTAGATTTTTTTAATAATTTCAGGTTGTTAGCCACAGGTGAAGGGGCCGTGAAGATAAATAAAAAAGATGATTTTATAGGTGTGGGGTCTCATCCACGATATATGCCTGTATATCTTTTTTATGATGGGGATAAATTGATAAATGCAGTTTTTTTTGTTTATGGGAATGGGCTATGGTCTACAATGTATGGTTTTTTAAGCCTTAAAGGAGATCTTAGAACTATTCAGGGTATAACCTTTTTTGATCAGAAGGAGACACCGGGGTTAGGGGGAGAGGTGGATAACCCTATTTGGAAAGCAAAATGGGAAGGGAAGAAGCTTTTTGATGATGATGGTAGGTTTAGGTTTTCTGTTTCAAAAGGTAGTGATCAGTTTTCTGTTGATGGTCTTTCAGGGGCAACACTCACCACAAGAGGTGTGGATAATATTGTAAAATTTTGGTTTGGTGATAATGGGTATAAGAAATTTTTAGAAAGGTTGAAGGGGTAG
- a CDS encoding NADH:ubiquinone reductase (Na(+)-transporting) subunit D, with translation MGVKKDTFVGPIFINNPITIQVLGICSSLAVTTQLKTALVMGLSVTAVVAMSNLLISMMRNHIPPSVRIIIEMTVIASFVIIVDQFLKAYLFEISKQLSVFVGLIITNCILMGRAEAFAIKNPPLLSFLDGLGNGLGYGMILVIVGAIRELAGSGRLFGFEIFKMQVNGGWYVPNGMFLLAPSGFFIIATIIWFVKEREKRIRRG, from the coding sequence ATGGGTGTTAAGAAGGATACCTTTGTTGGACCGATCTTTATTAATAATCCTATTACTATACAGGTACTTGGGATCTGTTCTTCTCTGGCTGTTACTACTCAACTTAAGACAGCTCTTGTGATGGGACTCTCGGTTACAGCTGTTGTGGCTATGAGTAATCTACTCATTAGTATGATGAGAAATCATATCCCCCCATCAGTAAGGATCATTATAGAGATGACAGTTATTGCTTCCTTTGTTATTATTGTGGATCAGTTTTTAAAGGCTTATCTTTTTGAAATAAGTAAACAGTTGTCAGTTTTTGTGGGACTTATCATTACAAACTGTATATTGATGGGTAGAGCTGAGGCGTTTGCTATTAAAAACCCACCTCTGTTGAGCTTTCTGGATGGCTTAGGTAATGGGCTGGGGTATGGTATGATACTGGTTATCGTGGGCGCTATAAGGGAGCTTGCTGGTAGTGGCAGGTTGTTTGGTTTTGAAATTTTTAAGATGCAAGTAAATGGTGGGTGGTATGTGCCTAATGGGATGTTTTTGCTTGCTCCAAGCGGTTTTTTTATCATTGCTACGATAATCTGGTTTGTTAAGGAAAGGGAAAAGAGAATAAGGAGGGGATGA
- the nqrF gene encoding NADH:ubiquinone reductase (Na(+)-transporting) subunit F, translating into MIVFLGTIFFTAIILLLVGLIVEARRFLIKEGNVRVIINNEKVLEVSPGDKLLNVLAAEKIFVSSACGGGGSCGQCKVKVIEGGGSILPTEKAHINKKLEREGFRLSCQLPVKNDVKIYLPPEVFSAKEYLCEVVSNRNVATFIKELVLKLPTDEFDFEAGGYIQIKIPPYFVDFKDFDIDEQFRPDWDRFSLWHLKSKNDREVIRAYSMANFPLEKGFVKLNVRIATPPPKSVGIPPGVGSSYIFSLKPGDKVTILGPFGEFKASDTDAEMVFIGGGAGMAPLRSIIFDQLIRLKSKRKITYWYGARSLKEIFYSEDFERLQKEYNNFKWYVALSEPLPEDNWTGLVGFIHQVVYDNYLKYHPEPESVEYYLCGPPLMLKAVLNMLDSLGVEKGNIRFDDFGS; encoded by the coding sequence ATGATAGTATTTTTGGGGACTATTTTTTTTACAGCGATTATCCTTTTGTTGGTGGGGTTAATAGTAGAAGCCCGTAGGTTCCTGATCAAAGAGGGTAATGTTAGGGTGATTATAAATAATGAAAAAGTTTTAGAAGTATCGCCTGGGGATAAGTTGTTAAACGTTTTAGCTGCTGAAAAAATATTTGTATCGTCAGCATGTGGTGGTGGTGGATCATGTGGTCAATGTAAAGTCAAGGTTATTGAGGGTGGTGGTTCTATTTTACCTACTGAGAAGGCCCATATCAATAAGAAGTTGGAGAGAGAGGGATTTAGGCTTTCATGCCAGTTACCTGTTAAGAATGACGTAAAAATTTATCTGCCTCCTGAGGTGTTTAGTGCAAAGGAATACCTATGTGAGGTGGTTTCCAATCGAAATGTGGCAACATTTATAAAAGAGCTGGTATTGAAGTTACCCACAGATGAGTTTGATTTTGAGGCTGGTGGATATATCCAGATTAAAATACCTCCATATTTTGTTGACTTTAAAGATTTTGATATAGATGAACAGTTTAGGCCTGATTGGGATAGGTTTTCTTTATGGCATCTCAAATCAAAAAATGATAGGGAGGTTATAAGGGCTTATTCTATGGCCAATTTCCCCCTTGAAAAGGGGTTTGTTAAACTGAATGTGAGGATTGCTACACCACCCCCAAAAAGTGTAGGGATACCTCCTGGTGTGGGGTCATCTTATATTTTTTCTTTAAAACCTGGGGATAAGGTAACGATACTTGGTCCTTTTGGTGAATTCAAGGCATCTGATACAGACGCTGAGATGGTTTTTATAGGTGGAGGTGCTGGAATGGCACCGCTACGCTCGATTATTTTTGATCAACTTATTCGCTTGAAAAGCAAAAGGAAGATAACCTATTGGTATGGGGCTCGAAGCTTAAAGGAGATTTTTTATAGTGAGGATTTTGAGAGGTTACAAAAAGAGTACAATAATTTTAAATGGTATGTAGCTCTATCTGAACCACTTCCAGAGGACAACTGGACTGGACTTGTTGGTTTTATCCATCAAGTGGTTTATGATAATTATTTGAAGTATCATCCTGAACCGGAATCTGTTGAGTATTATTTATGTGGCCCTCCACTAATGCTTAAAGCAGTTTTAAATATGTTAGATAGTTTAGGAGTGGAAAAAGGTAATATCAGGTTTGATGATTTCGGTAGTTAA
- the nqrA gene encoding NADH:ubiquinone reductase (Na(+)-transporting) subunit A → MTKRKGLSIPIFNSVSGSVEEFYSERFGVVADDFVSIRPKFEKQENVEICVGELLFYDAKNRGIRFYSFVDGMVRRIVRGDKRKFVAFKFEGEPKVYEFHRDVSTIKLIESNRAEIVDAIIESGLWVSFRQRPYDRVADPDVVPDRIFVMLVDTRPQAPEVKDVFTGSENYFKKGVELLTALTKGYVHVIKQSGIHFEMEHEKVRMVEVTGAHPIGLVGTHINRSFPLNRNRKVWYLDYQDLIAIGKLFVENIVDNRRIVSIYDGRLMRLFNYSSCEGLVEFSGRNRYIAGSVLYGRRLEQEVPYIHRYINILSRIEEVSERRFMGWLRGGFDKFSVKNVFLSKFFPGKIKFNTSLNGSYRPMVPVGSYERVSLFDVPITYFLRALLTKDVEILERLGVLDFGEEDMSPFTFVCVGKYDYALYLREMLDELEAQH, encoded by the coding sequence ATGACTAAGAGAAAAGGGCTTTCAATACCGATATTTAATAGTGTATCAGGTTCAGTAGAGGAATTTTATTCGGAACGATTTGGGGTTGTAGCCGATGATTTTGTATCCATAAGGCCTAAATTTGAGAAACAAGAAAATGTTGAGATCTGTGTTGGTGAATTACTATTCTATGATGCTAAAAATAGAGGGATAAGGTTTTATTCCTTTGTGGATGGCATGGTAAGAAGGATCGTGAGAGGGGATAAAAGGAAGTTTGTAGCATTTAAATTTGAGGGGGAACCTAAGGTATATGAATTTCATAGAGATGTTTCCACCATAAAACTGATTGAGAGCAATAGGGCTGAGATAGTTGATGCTATTATAGAAAGTGGTTTGTGGGTTTCATTTAGGCAAAGGCCCTATGATAGGGTGGCTGATCCTGATGTTGTTCCTGATAGAATTTTTGTTATGCTTGTGGATACAAGACCTCAGGCTCCTGAGGTGAAGGATGTTTTTACTGGATCTGAAAATTATTTTAAAAAGGGTGTTGAACTGCTTACAGCACTTACCAAAGGGTATGTTCATGTGATAAAACAGAGTGGTATTCATTTTGAAATGGAGCATGAAAAAGTTAGAATGGTGGAGGTAACTGGAGCTCACCCCATTGGTCTTGTAGGAACGCATATAAACAGATCATTTCCTTTGAACAGAAATAGAAAAGTATGGTATTTGGATTATCAGGATCTTATTGCTATTGGGAAGTTGTTTGTTGAAAATATCGTCGACAATAGAAGAATTGTATCCATCTACGATGGAAGGCTTATGAGGCTTTTTAATTATTCTAGTTGTGAAGGGTTAGTGGAGTTTTCTGGTAGAAACAGATATATTGCTGGTTCTGTCCTATATGGTAGGCGTTTGGAACAAGAAGTCCCCTATATTCATAGATATATCAATATATTATCGAGAATTGAAGAGGTTAGTGAGAGAAGATTTATGGGATGGCTTAGGGGAGGCTTTGATAAATTTTCTGTAAAAAATGTTTTTCTTTCAAAATTTTTTCCTGGTAAAATAAAGTTTAACACATCTTTAAATGGTAGTTACAGACCTATGGTGCCGGTAGGATCCTATGAAAGAGTTAGTCTCTTCGATGTGCCAATTACATATTTTTTAAGGGCACTTTTAACGAAAGATGTGGAGATCTTAGAGCGATTGGGTGTGCTTGATTTTGGCGAAGAGGATATGTCCCCTTTTACTTTTGTATGTGTAGGAAAATATGATTATGCCCTGTATCTGAGGGAGATGCTTGATGAACTGGAGGCTCAACATTGA
- a CDS encoding radical SAM protein — protein sequence MRYIFGPVPSRRLGSSLGIDVVPHKICNLDCIYCEVGKTTKLTIKKDSYINIDIMLEELKYQYEKFHEHLDVVTITGAGEPTLNKDLKKIIFEVKKIVHHPLALLTNSTNIDDEKVRDALMDVDILVPSIDAITVDTFNIINRPHKKLNWPKILEELRNFSYIYRGELFIEILFVKGINDSEEELTKLAHYILQLKYDKVQLNTVFRPPAYPQTLGLDYNELINIAIFFRRKGIKVEATGNFVKELPYKNDTDIKTTIRSLLLMRPCTIEDLRLLFGLEKNELFSILSNIENLQESQYTGETYYSLRKI from the coding sequence ATGAGATACATTTTTGGTCCTGTTCCTTCCAGAAGATTGGGAAGTTCTTTAGGGATTGATGTAGTCCCACATAAAATCTGTAATTTAGACTGTATATATTGTGAAGTAGGTAAGACAACAAAACTAACAATAAAAAAAGATAGCTACATCAATATCGATATCATGTTAGAAGAATTAAAATACCAATATGAAAAATTTCACGAACATCTTGATGTAGTAACAATAACTGGTGCCGGTGAACCCACATTGAACAAAGATCTGAAAAAGATCATCTTCGAGGTAAAAAAGATCGTTCACCATCCTTTAGCACTTTTAACGAACTCCACAAATATTGATGATGAAAAAGTAAGGGATGCCCTAATGGATGTAGATATTCTTGTCCCAAGCATAGATGCAATAACAGTCGATACCTTTAATATCATAAACCGCCCCCATAAGAAATTAAACTGGCCTAAGATATTAGAAGAGCTTAGAAACTTTTCCTATATCTACAGAGGGGAATTATTTATAGAAATACTATTTGTAAAGGGTATAAACGACTCTGAGGAGGAACTAACAAAACTGGCACATTATATTCTTCAATTAAAATACGATAAGGTCCAACTAAATACAGTATTTCGCCCTCCCGCTTACCCTCAAACGTTAGGTTTAGATTACAATGAACTAATAAATATAGCAATATTCTTCAGAAGAAAAGGGATCAAGGTCGAAGCAACAGGTAATTTCGTTAAAGAGCTACCATATAAAAACGATACAGATATTAAAACAACAATCAGATCTCTTCTTCTGATGAGGCCATGTACCATAGAAGATTTAAGGCTTCTTTTCGGCCTTGAAAAGAATGAGTTATTTAGCATACTTTCTAATATTGAAAATTTACAAGAATCACAATATACTGGCGAAACATACTATAGTCTGAGGAAAATATGA
- the nqrE gene encoding NADH:ubiquinone reductase (Na(+)-transporting) subunit E: protein MLEHYLSLLIKSIFIENMALSFFLGMCTFLAVSNNMETAKGLGVAVVVVQSITVPINNILYQLIFRDGVLVKWGLGDINLNFLSLVVYIGVVAAIVQVLEMVLDRFFPKLYNALGIFLPLITVNCAILGGTLFMAQRGYTFTESLVFGFGSGSGWALAIVGLAGIRDKMKYSDVPDGLKGLGIVFIAAGIMAVAFMIFSGIQL, encoded by the coding sequence ATGTTGGAGCATTATCTAAGTTTACTCATCAAATCTATATTTATAGAGAACATGGCTCTTTCTTTTTTCCTGGGGATGTGTACGTTTCTTGCAGTGTCTAATAATATGGAGACGGCAAAGGGGCTTGGTGTTGCGGTTGTTGTGGTGCAATCTATTACAGTACCTATAAACAATATCTTGTATCAATTGATTTTCAGAGATGGAGTTCTCGTAAAATGGGGTTTGGGAGATATAAATCTGAATTTTTTGAGTTTAGTTGTGTATATTGGAGTTGTGGCAGCTATTGTTCAGGTGTTGGAGATGGTTTTGGATAGGTTCTTTCCTAAGCTTTACAATGCCTTAGGTATATTTTTGCCACTTATTACTGTGAATTGTGCGATTTTAGGTGGGACATTGTTCATGGCCCAAAGGGGGTATACTTTTACGGAGTCGCTGGTGTTTGGTTTTGGTAGTGGTTCTGGTTGGGCATTGGCTATCGTTGGGCTTGCCGGTATAAGGGATAAAATGAAGTATAGTGATGTGCCTGATGGTTTAAAAGGGCTTGGGATTGTTTTCATTGCTGCAGGTATTATGGCCGTGGCTTTCATGATCTTTTCTGGAATACAATTATGA